In Streptomyces sp. NBC_01408, one DNA window encodes the following:
- a CDS encoding roadblock/LC7 domain-containing protein, producing MIEHQRIDLDGVRRSGELDWLLDDLVVRVREVRHAVVLSNDGLAVGASSALSREDAEHLAAVASGFHSLAKGAGRHFHAGGVRQTMVEMDEGFLFVAAAGDGSCLAVLSAASADIGLIAYEMARLVKRVGEHLYTPPRFAARPPAAG from the coding sequence ATGATCGAACACCAGAGGATCGACCTTGACGGCGTCCGCCGGTCGGGCGAACTGGACTGGCTGCTGGACGACCTGGTGGTCCGGGTCCGTGAGGTCCGGCACGCCGTGGTCCTGTCCAACGACGGTCTGGCGGTCGGTGCTTCCAGCGCGCTGAGCCGGGAGGACGCCGAGCACCTTGCCGCCGTGGCATCCGGCTTCCACAGCCTGGCCAAGGGCGCGGGCCGGCACTTCCACGCCGGGGGCGTGCGCCAGACGATGGTGGAGATGGACGAGGGCTTCCTCTTCGTCGCGGCCGCCGGGGATGGCTCGTGCCTGGCCGTCCTCAGCGCCGCCAGCGCCGACATCGGCCTGATCGCGTACGAGATGGCCCGGCTGGTGAAGAGGGTCGGCGAGCACCTGTACACCCCGCCCCGGTTCGCGGCGCGTCCGCCGGCCGCGGGCTGA
- a CDS encoding DUF742 domain-containing protein, whose product MNGQWYDADAGPLVRPYAMTGGRTKPGPHGVRFDLIALVVIDAEGAAGADAAAEALLGPEHRALLGLCRSETQSVAELSAEADLPVGVVRVLLGDLLEGGHVKVSRPVPPAQLPDVRILREVIEGLRAL is encoded by the coding sequence ATGAACGGCCAGTGGTACGACGCCGACGCGGGCCCCCTCGTCCGTCCGTACGCCATGACCGGCGGGCGTACGAAGCCGGGACCCCACGGGGTCCGCTTCGATCTGATCGCGCTGGTCGTCATAGATGCCGAGGGCGCCGCGGGCGCCGACGCGGCGGCAGAGGCGCTGCTCGGCCCCGAGCACCGGGCGCTGCTCGGACTCTGCCGGTCCGAGACGCAGTCGGTGGCGGAACTCTCCGCCGAAGCCGACCTGCCGGTGGGAGTGGTCCGGGTCCTGCTCGGGGACCTGTTGGAGGGCGGGCACGTCAAGGTGAGCAGGCCGGTACCGCCCGCCCAGCTGCCGGACGTGCGGATTCTGCGGGAAGTCATCGAGGGATTGCGAGCACTTTGA
- a CDS encoding ATP/GTP-binding protein, which yields MGQHDAEADDETELASLALKILVAGGFGVGKTTLVGAVSEIRPLRTEELLSEAGELVDDTDGVDQKTTTTVAMDFGRITIRSGLSLYLFGTPGQDRFWFMWDELSQGALGAVVLADTRRLEDCFPAVDYFEHRRIPFVVAVNCFTEARHYGAAEVSLALDLEQGTPVVLCDARDKDSGKEVLIRLVEYAGRVHTARLLDSVEPQADSV from the coding sequence ATGGGACAACACGATGCCGAAGCCGACGACGAGACCGAACTGGCCTCGCTCGCGCTGAAGATCCTCGTGGCGGGCGGCTTCGGGGTGGGCAAGACCACGCTGGTGGGCGCGGTGAGCGAGATCCGGCCGCTGCGGACCGAGGAGTTGCTGAGCGAGGCGGGCGAACTGGTCGACGACACGGACGGGGTGGACCAGAAGACGACCACGACCGTGGCCATGGACTTCGGCCGGATCACCATCCGGTCCGGACTGTCGCTCTACCTGTTCGGGACGCCGGGACAGGACCGGTTCTGGTTCATGTGGGACGAGCTGTCGCAGGGGGCGCTCGGTGCGGTGGTGCTCGCCGACACGCGGCGGCTGGAGGACTGCTTCCCGGCGGTGGACTATTTCGAGCACCGGCGCATCCCGTTCGTCGTGGCCGTCAACTGCTTCACGGAAGCCCGGCATTACGGGGCGGCCGAGGTGTCGCTGGCGCTGGACCTGGAGCAGGGGACACCGGTGGTGCTGTGTGACGCGAGGGACAAGGACTCGGGGAAGGAAGTGCTGATCAGGCTCGTCGAGTACGCAGGGCGGGTGCACACCGCCAGGCTGCTGGACTCGGTGGAGCCGCAGGCGGACTCCGTGTGA
- a CDS encoding PPOX class F420-dependent oxidoreductase: protein MAKKMTQEEWRAFVSHSTRTGKLSTVRPDGSPHIAPIWFVLDGDSFVFTTGKDTVKGRNLARDGRVALCVDDDRPPFSYVVLQGHAEITEYADDAEGMLAWATRIGGRYMGEERAAAFGRRNAVPGELLVRVPITKVISEAGVAD from the coding sequence ATGGCGAAGAAGATGACTCAAGAGGAATGGCGGGCGTTCGTCTCCCACTCCACCCGTACCGGAAAGCTGTCCACCGTCCGCCCGGACGGAAGCCCTCACATCGCTCCCATCTGGTTCGTACTCGACGGCGACTCCTTCGTGTTCACCACCGGCAAGGACACCGTCAAGGGGCGGAATCTGGCCCGTGACGGCCGGGTCGCGCTCTGCGTGGACGACGACCGGCCGCCGTTCTCCTACGTCGTGCTCCAGGGCCACGCCGAGATCACCGAGTACGCCGACGACGCGGAGGGGATGCTCGCCTGGGCGACCAGGATCGGCGGCCGTTACATGGGCGAGGAGCGGGCCGCGGCGTTCGGCCGCCGCAACGCCGTCCCGGGCGAGCTCCTCGTCCGGGTCCCCATCACGAAGGTGATCTCCGAGGCGGGCGTGGCCGACTGA
- a CDS encoding roadblock/LC7 domain-containing protein has protein sequence MALDKQLDWLLDDLTRRVQQVRHAVVLSNDGLVTGASAGLAREDSEHLAAVAAGLQSLAKGSGRHFRAGEVRQTMVEYDDGVLFVMAAGAGSSLCVLSAAESDIGQVAYEMTLLVNRVGEHLGVTERRITGG, from the coding sequence ATGGCACTGGACAAGCAGCTCGACTGGCTGCTGGACGACCTCACGCGCCGGGTCCAGCAGGTCCGGCACGCGGTGGTGCTGTCCAACGACGGCCTGGTCACGGGGGCGAGCGCGGGGCTGGCGCGGGAGGACTCGGAGCACCTGGCGGCCGTGGCGGCCGGTCTGCAGAGCCTGGCGAAGGGGTCGGGGCGGCACTTCCGGGCGGGTGAGGTGCGCCAGACCATGGTCGAGTACGACGACGGGGTCCTCTTCGTCATGGCGGCGGGTGCGGGCAGCTCCCTGTGCGTGCTGAGTGCGGCAGAGTCCGACATCGGGCAGGTCGCGTACGAAATGACGCTGCTGGTCAACCGGGTGGGCGAGCACCTCGGGGTGACGGAGCGACGCATCACGGGCGGCTGA
- a CDS encoding DUF6397 family protein: MMQMETALRDAEAMRLDAPGDADVLVSGVQAAGELGLSRSEFARAVQLGIVRAGPSAPGGGARYERAELTRVASAEGRSEAGRPPALRERVEAVAGADAGAEVLGVGPSRFTRLARCGHLIPVGYRINRYRAVVWLYLAAELREFAGREPAMLRGTAPPADRELMAARADLRPRKWRGRHVGLLLRRTADPWERAAVLASVLPEEEVREAVPDPAERIILAALAPPPPYGHPQAPAAAAVALRLLKAEPAEEALWYRASLEFALTGARDQSKSTGERGPT; encoded by the coding sequence ATGATGCAGATGGAGACCGCGCTGCGGGATGCCGAGGCCATGCGCCTGGACGCGCCGGGGGACGCGGACGTACTGGTGAGCGGGGTGCAGGCCGCCGGGGAACTGGGGCTGAGCCGGAGCGAGTTCGCCCGTGCCGTCCAGCTCGGGATCGTGCGCGCCGGGCCGTCGGCGCCCGGCGGCGGCGCGCGGTACGAGCGGGCCGAACTGACCCGGGTCGCATCGGCGGAAGGCCGGTCGGAGGCGGGCCGGCCGCCGGCGCTGCGTGAGCGCGTCGAGGCCGTGGCCGGCGCGGACGCCGGAGCGGAGGTACTGGGGGTCGGCCCGAGCCGGTTCACCCGGCTCGCGCGCTGCGGGCACCTCATTCCGGTGGGGTACCGCATCAACCGGTACCGGGCCGTCGTCTGGCTTTATCTGGCAGCGGAACTCAGAGAGTTCGCCGGGCGGGAGCCCGCGATGCTGCGCGGGACGGCGCCACCGGCGGACCGGGAACTGATGGCGGCCAGGGCCGATCTGCGCCCCCGGAAGTGGCGCGGGCGGCACGTCGGGCTGCTGCTGAGACGCACCGCCGACCCCTGGGAGCGCGCGGCCGTACTGGCCTCCGTACTCCCCGAGGAAGAGGTGCGGGAGGCAGTGCCCGACCCGGCGGAGCGGATCATCCTGGCCGCGCTGGCCCCGCCTCCGCCGTACGGGCATCCGCAGGCCCCGGCTGCCGCGGCCGTGGCGCTGCGACTGCTGAAGGCCGAACCGGCGGAGGAGGCCCTCTGGTACCGGGCCAGCCTGGAGTTCGCTCTGACCGGGGCGCGCGATCAGTCGAAGTCGACGGGCGAGAGGGGGCCGACGTAG
- a CDS encoding YchJ family protein, translating to MPTPALPCPCGLPAAYPECCGRFHSGAQQAPTAELLMRSRFSAFAVGDTAYLLRSWHPSTRPGRLDLDPGQRWERLEILGTERGGMFETEGSVEFRAHYREGRHTGSLHELSGFSREAGAWVYVGPLSPVDFD from the coding sequence ATGCCCACCCCGGCCCTCCCCTGTCCCTGCGGGCTGCCCGCCGCCTATCCGGAGTGCTGCGGCCGCTTCCACTCCGGTGCCCAGCAGGCACCCACGGCCGAGCTGCTGATGCGCTCGCGCTTCAGTGCCTTCGCTGTGGGTGACACCGCCTACCTGCTGCGCTCCTGGCACCCCTCGACCCGCCCGGGACGGCTCGACCTGGACCCCGGGCAGCGCTGGGAGCGCCTGGAGATCCTGGGTACGGAACGCGGCGGGATGTTCGAGACGGAGGGCTCCGTGGAGTTCCGGGCGCACTACCGCGAGGGGCGGCACACCGGTTCACTGCACGAGCTCAGCGGCTTCTCCCGCGAGGCCGGGGCCTGGGTCTACGTCGGCCCCCTCTCGCCCGTCGACTTCGACTGA
- a CDS encoding acyl-CoA thioesterase II, producing MTNPAERLVDLLDLEQIEVNIFRGASPQESLQRVFGGQVAGQALVAAGRTTESDRPVHSLHAYFLRPGIPGVPIVYQVERVRDGRSFTTRRVTAVQQGKTIFNLTASFHHPEEGSIEHQLPPRLDFPHPDTLPKVADEIREHLGALPEALERMARRQPFDIRYVDRLRWAPEELKDADPRSAVWMRAVGPLGDDPLVHTCALTYASDMTLLDAVRIPVEPLWGMRGFDMASLDHAMWFHRPFRADEWFLYDQESPIAHGGRGLARGRIYDLEGRLLVSVVQEGLFRPYSARPAKPAAPSPKS from the coding sequence ATGACGAACCCCGCCGAGAGACTGGTCGATCTGCTCGACCTGGAGCAGATCGAGGTCAACATCTTCCGCGGCGCCAGCCCGCAGGAGTCCCTCCAGCGGGTCTTCGGCGGCCAGGTCGCCGGCCAGGCGCTGGTGGCCGCGGGCCGGACCACCGAGAGCGACCGTCCGGTCCACTCGCTGCACGCGTACTTCCTGCGTCCCGGCATCCCCGGGGTGCCGATCGTGTACCAGGTGGAGCGGGTACGCGACGGGCGGTCCTTCACCACGCGCCGGGTCACCGCGGTCCAGCAGGGCAAGACGATCTTCAATCTCACCGCCTCCTTCCATCACCCGGAGGAGGGCAGCATCGAGCACCAGCTGCCTCCTCGCCTCGACTTCCCTCACCCGGACACGCTCCCCAAGGTCGCGGACGAGATCCGCGAGCACCTGGGGGCGCTGCCCGAGGCGCTGGAGCGGATGGCTCGCCGCCAGCCCTTCGACATCCGGTACGTGGACCGGCTCCGCTGGGCTCCCGAGGAGCTCAAGGACGCCGATCCGCGCAGCGCGGTGTGGATGCGCGCGGTCGGCCCGCTGGGCGACGACCCGCTCGTGCACACCTGCGCCCTCACCTACGCCAGTGACATGACCCTCCTCGATGCCGTGCGCATCCCTGTGGAGCCCCTGTGGGGCATGCGCGGATTCGACATGGCCTCGCTGGACCACGCCATGTGGTTCCACCGGCCCTTCCGCGCCGACGAGTGGTTCCTGTACGACCAGGAGTCGCCCATCGCGCACGGCGGCCGCGGTCTGGCCCGCGGCCGGATCTACGACCTGGAGGGCAGGCTGCTGGTCTCCGTGGTCCAGGAGGGCCTGTTCCGTCCGTACTCTGCCCGGCCGGCCAAGCCCGCCGCACCGTCCCCGAAGAGCTGA
- a CDS encoding RNA helicase, translating to MTLIDQLPPNADPDALFEAFSSWAEDQGITLYPAQEEALIEVVSGANVILSTPTGSGKSLVAAGAHFTALAQDKVTFYTAPIKALVSEKFFDLCKLFGTENVGMLTGDASVNADAPVICCTAEVLASIALRDGKHADIGQVVMDEFHFYAEPDRGWAWQIPLLELPQAQFVLMSATLGDMKRFEEDLTRRTGRPTSVVRSATRPVPLSYEYVTTPITDTITELLETRQAPVYIVHFTQAQAVERAQSLMSINMCTREEKDKIAELIGNFRFTTKFGQNLSRYVRHGIGVHHAGMLPKYRRLVEKLAQAGLLKVICGTDTLGVGVNVPIRTVLFTALTKYDGNRVRTLRAREFHQIAGRAGRAGFDTAGYVVAQAPEHVIENEKALAKAGDDPKKRRKVVRKKAPEGFVAWSDITFEKLIAADPEALTSRFKVTNIMLLSVIARPGDAFKAMRHLLEDNHEPRKAQLRHIRRAIAIYRSLLDGGVVEKLDTPDAEGRTIRLTVDLQQDFALNQPLSTFALASFDLLDPESPSYALDMVSVVESTLDDPRQILAAQQNKERGIAVGQMKADGIEYEERMERLQDVTYPKPLEELLLHAYDVYAKSHPWVRDHPVSPKSIIRDMYERAMTFTEFTSFYELARTEGIVLRYLASAFKALDHTIPDDLKSEDLQDLIAWLGELVRQVDSSLLDEWEQLANPEVETAEQAQEKADQVKPVTANSRAFRVLVRNAMFRRVELAALDHVNVLGELDGDSGWDADAWGDALDGYWDEYDDLGTGPDARGPKLLQIEEDPAHGLWRVRQTFADPNGDHGWGISAEVDLAASDEEGRAVIRVTSVGELGAL from the coding sequence GTGACCCTCATTGATCAGCTCCCGCCGAACGCCGACCCCGACGCCCTCTTCGAGGCTTTCTCCTCGTGGGCGGAGGACCAGGGCATCACCCTGTACCCGGCTCAGGAGGAGGCGCTGATCGAGGTCGTCTCCGGGGCGAACGTGATCCTTTCCACCCCCACGGGCTCCGGCAAAAGCCTGGTCGCCGCAGGTGCCCACTTCACCGCCCTGGCCCAGGACAAGGTCACCTTCTACACCGCCCCCATCAAGGCGCTGGTCTCGGAGAAGTTCTTCGACCTGTGCAAGCTCTTCGGCACCGAGAACGTCGGCATGCTGACCGGCGACGCCTCCGTGAACGCGGACGCCCCCGTGATCTGCTGCACCGCCGAGGTGCTGGCCTCCATCGCGCTGCGCGACGGCAAGCACGCCGACATCGGCCAGGTCGTGATGGACGAGTTCCACTTCTACGCCGAGCCGGACCGCGGCTGGGCCTGGCAGATCCCGCTGCTGGAGCTGCCGCAGGCACAGTTCGTCCTGATGTCGGCGACCCTCGGCGACATGAAGCGGTTCGAGGAGGACCTCACCCGGCGGACCGGCCGGCCGACCTCCGTGGTCCGCTCGGCCACCCGGCCCGTCCCGCTGTCGTACGAGTACGTGACCACCCCGATCACCGACACGATCACCGAGCTGCTGGAGACGCGGCAGGCGCCCGTCTACATCGTGCACTTCACGCAGGCCCAGGCGGTCGAGCGGGCGCAGTCACTCATGAGCATCAACATGTGCACGCGCGAGGAGAAGGACAAGATCGCCGAACTCATCGGCAATTTCCGTTTCACCACGAAGTTCGGCCAGAACCTCTCGCGCTATGTCAGGCACGGCATCGGCGTGCACCACGCCGGCATGCTGCCCAAGTACCGGCGCCTGGTGGAGAAGCTCGCCCAGGCCGGTCTGCTCAAGGTCATCTGCGGTACCGACACCCTCGGCGTCGGCGTCAACGTGCCGATCCGCACGGTGCTGTTCACGGCGCTCACCAAGTACGACGGCAACCGCGTCCGGACCCTGCGCGCCCGCGAGTTCCACCAGATCGCCGGCCGGGCCGGCCGGGCCGGCTTCGACACGGCGGGCTATGTGGTCGCCCAGGCGCCCGAGCACGTCATCGAGAACGAGAAGGCCCTCGCAAAGGCGGGCGACGACCCGAAGAAGCGCCGCAAGGTGGTCCGCAAGAAGGCACCCGAGGGCTTCGTCGCCTGGTCGGACATCACCTTCGAGAAGCTGATCGCCGCCGACCCGGAGGCGCTGACCTCGCGCTTCAAGGTCACCAACATCATGCTGCTGTCGGTCATCGCCCGGCCGGGCGATGCCTTCAAGGCCATGCGCCACCTCCTCGAGGACAACCACGAGCCTCGCAAGGCGCAGCTGCGGCACATCCGGCGGGCCATCGCGATCTACCGCTCCCTGCTGGACGGCGGGGTGGTCGAGAAGCTCGACACCCCGGACGCCGAGGGCCGCACCATCCGGCTGACCGTCGACCTCCAGCAGGACTTCGCGCTCAACCAGCCCCTGTCCACCTTCGCGCTGGCCTCCTTCGACCTGCTCGACCCCGAGTCCCCCTCGTACGCGCTGGACATGGTGTCCGTCGTGGAGTCCACGCTGGACGACCCGCGCCAGATCCTCGCCGCCCAGCAGAACAAGGAACGCGGCATCGCGGTCGGCCAGATGAAGGCCGACGGGATCGAGTACGAGGAGCGGATGGAGCGGCTCCAGGACGTCACCTATCCCAAGCCGCTCGAAGAGCTGCTCCTCCACGCCTACGACGTGTACGCCAAGAGCCACCCGTGGGTCCGTGACCACCCGGTCTCCCCGAAGTCGATCATCCGTGACATGTACGAACGCGCGATGACCTTCACCGAGTTCACCTCCTTCTACGAGCTGGCCCGCACCGAGGGCATCGTGCTGCGCTATCTGGCGAGCGCGTTCAAGGCGCTGGACCACACCATCCCCGACGACCTCAAGTCCGAGGACCTCCAGGACCTGATCGCCTGGCTCGGCGAACTGGTCCGCCAGGTCGACTCCAGCCTGCTCGACGAGTGGGAGCAGCTGGCGAACCCGGAGGTGGAGACGGCGGAGCAGGCCCAGGAGAAGGCCGACCAGGTCAAGCCGGTCACGGCGAACTCCCGCGCCTTCCGCGTCCTGGTCCGCAACGCCATGTTCCGCAGGGTGGAGCTGGCCGCGCTCGACCACGTCAACGTGCTGGGCGAGCTGGACGGCGATTCCGGCTGGGACGCGGACGCGTGGGGCGACGCCCTGGACGGCTACTGGGACGAGTACGACGACCTGGGCACCGGCCCCGACGCACGCGGGCCGAAGCTCCTGCAGATCGAGGAGGACCCGGCGCACGGCCTGTGGCGCGTCCGGCAGACCTTCGCCGACCCCAACGGGGACCATGGCTGGGGCATCAGCGCCGAGGTCGACCTCGCGGCCTCCGACGAGGAGGGCCGGGCGGTCATCCGGGTCACCTCCGTCGGCGAACTCGGCGCGCTCTGA
- a CDS encoding metal-dependent hydrolase — MMGPAHSLSGAAAWLGVGAATAAAGHPMPWPVLVVGALICAGAALAPDLDHKSATISRAFGPLSRGLCEVVDKISYAVYKATRSTKDARRTGGHRTLTHTWLWAVLIGGGASAIAVTADRWGVLALLFVHLVLAVEGLLWRAARMSSDVLVWLLGATSAWILAGVLDQPGNGAGWLFTGPGQEYLWLGLPILLGALVHDIGDALTVSGCPILWPLPIAGKRWYPIGPPKMMRFRAGSWVELKVLMPVFLLLGGFGGASALGFI; from the coding sequence ATGATGGGTCCGGCTCACTCACTGTCCGGGGCAGCGGCCTGGCTGGGGGTGGGCGCGGCGACCGCGGCCGCCGGACACCCCATGCCGTGGCCGGTCCTCGTCGTCGGCGCGCTGATCTGCGCCGGGGCGGCCCTCGCCCCCGACCTGGACCACAAGTCGGCGACGATCTCGCGCGCCTTCGGCCCCCTCTCCCGGGGCCTGTGCGAGGTCGTCGACAAGATCTCTTACGCGGTCTACAAGGCCACCCGCTCCACGAAGGACGCCCGCCGCACCGGGGGCCACCGCACCCTGACGCACACCTGGCTCTGGGCCGTCCTGATCGGCGGCGGCGCCTCGGCCATCGCCGTGACCGCCGACCGCTGGGGCGTCCTCGCACTGCTCTTCGTCCACCTGGTGCTGGCCGTGGAAGGCCTCCTGTGGCGGGCCGCCCGGATGTCCAGCGACGTCCTGGTCTGGCTGCTGGGTGCGACCAGCGCCTGGATCCTGGCGGGCGTACTGGACCAGCCCGGCAACGGCGCGGGCTGGCTGTTCACCGGCCCGGGCCAGGAGTACCTCTGGCTCGGTCTGCCGATCCTCCTCGGCGCCCTGGTCCACGACATCGGCGACGCCCTGACCGTCTCCGGCTGCCCGATCCTGTGGCCCCTCCCGATCGCGGGCAAGCGCTGGTACCCGATCGGCCCGCCCAAGATGATGCGCTTCCGCGCGGGCAGCTGGGTGGAGCTCAAGGTCCTCATGCCGGTGTTCCTGCTCCTCGGAGGCTTCGGCGGCGCCTCGGCCCTGGGCTTCATCTGA
- the helR gene encoding RNA polymerase recycling motor ATPase HelR has product MHSLTTSAFDLPSHLSPKADPTLIGRDEQHFAAIAESLEQAIAEVSDRLDAARRAPGGVGREAMDRDVEIHRLTGRLRALRRFGMDLCLGHIVSTDDPEPVYIGRLGLTDSTGRRLLLDWRSPAAEPFFAATHASPMGLASRRRYRWTRGRISDYWDEVFTSEGLEGHAALDDQSAFIASLGGNRSSRMRDVLGTIQADQDAIIRAGSRGALVVDGGPGTGKTVVALHRTAHLLYSDPRLGHRRGGVLFVGPHRPYLDYVADVLPSLGEEGVQTCTLRDLVDEGAGAAVESDPDVARLKSSADMVKAIEPAVRLYEEPPAKGMTVETHWSDIWLSADDWAAAFDAPEAGTPHNEARDQIWEELVTILMDKHDVDDVSPDLFRKSLLQNRELVTTLNRAWPMLEATDLVADLWEVPAYLRKCAPWLSPEDVRKLRRKDAQAWTVSDLPLLDAARQRLGDPEASLRKRRRDASVAAERERMANVIDSVIAADADGEGAVTMLRGKDLQDSLIDETALPGADRDLLAGPFAHIVVDEAQELTDAEWQMLLLRCPSRSFTIVGDRAQARHGFTESWRERLERVGLDRIDQASLSINYRTPEEVMAEAEPVIRAALPDANVPTSIRSSGVPVLRGSVADLDSLLDTWLAANDDGIACVIGAPAFRATSRVRSLTPGLSKGLEFDLVVLIDPEAFGEGVEGAVDRYVAMTRATRQLVILTSS; this is encoded by the coding sequence GTGCATTCGCTGACCACCAGTGCGTTCGACCTTCCCAGCCACCTCTCCCCCAAGGCCGACCCGACGCTGATCGGCCGCGACGAGCAGCATTTCGCGGCCATCGCCGAGAGCCTCGAGCAGGCGATCGCCGAGGTGTCCGACCGCCTCGACGCCGCGCGTAGGGCGCCCGGCGGCGTCGGCCGGGAGGCGATGGACCGGGACGTGGAGATCCACCGTCTGACCGGTCGCCTGCGCGCCCTGCGCCGCTTCGGTATGGACCTGTGCCTCGGACACATCGTCAGCACGGACGATCCCGAGCCCGTGTACATCGGACGGCTCGGCCTCACCGACAGCACGGGGCGCCGGCTGTTGCTCGACTGGCGCTCGCCCGCGGCCGAGCCGTTCTTCGCGGCGACCCACGCCAGTCCGATGGGCCTGGCGAGCCGCCGCAGGTACCGCTGGACCCGTGGCCGGATCAGCGACTACTGGGACGAGGTGTTCACCTCGGAAGGGCTCGAAGGGCACGCCGCGCTCGACGACCAGTCCGCCTTCATCGCCAGCCTGGGCGGCAACCGGTCGTCCCGGATGCGAGACGTGCTCGGCACCATCCAGGCCGATCAGGACGCCATCATCCGGGCGGGATCCCGCGGCGCCCTCGTCGTCGACGGCGGTCCCGGTACGGGGAAGACCGTGGTCGCCCTGCACCGCACCGCCCACCTCCTGTACTCCGACCCCCGCCTCGGTCACCGTCGGGGCGGCGTGCTGTTCGTCGGCCCGCACCGGCCCTACCTGGACTACGTCGCCGACGTCCTGCCCAGCCTCGGCGAGGAGGGTGTGCAGACCTGCACCCTGCGGGACCTCGTCGACGAGGGAGCCGGGGCGGCGGTCGAGAGCGACCCGGACGTGGCCCGTCTGAAGTCGTCCGCGGACATGGTGAAGGCGATCGAGCCTGCGGTCCGTCTCTACGAAGAGCCGCCCGCCAAGGGGATGACGGTCGAGACCCACTGGTCCGACATCTGGCTGAGCGCCGACGACTGGGCCGCGGCGTTCGATGCACCGGAAGCAGGTACTCCGCACAACGAGGCACGGGACCAGATCTGGGAGGAGCTGGTTACGATCCTGATGGACAAGCACGACGTCGACGATGTATCGCCCGACCTGTTCCGCAAGTCGCTGCTGCAGAACAGAGAGCTGGTCACGACCCTCAACCGCGCCTGGCCGATGCTCGAAGCGACTGACCTCGTCGCAGACCTGTGGGAGGTACCCGCCTACCTGCGCAAGTGCGCTCCCTGGCTCAGCCCCGAAGACGTCCGGAAGCTGCGGCGCAAGGACGCCCAGGCCTGGACGGTGTCCGACCTGCCGCTCCTGGACGCGGCGCGGCAGCGGCTCGGCGACCCGGAGGCCTCACTGCGCAAGCGTCGGCGCGACGCCTCCGTCGCCGCCGAACGCGAGCGCATGGCCAACGTCATCGACAGCGTGATCGCGGCCGACGCCGACGGTGAGGGTGCGGTGACGATGCTGCGTGGAAAGGACCTGCAGGACAGCCTGATCGACGAGACCGCTCTGCCCGGCGCCGACCGGGACCTGCTCGCCGGCCCGTTCGCGCACATCGTCGTGGACGAGGCTCAGGAACTGACCGACGCGGAGTGGCAGATGCTGCTGCTGCGCTGCCCGTCCCGGAGCTTCACCATCGTCGGGGACCGCGCCCAGGCCAGGCACGGGTTCACGGAGTCGTGGCGGGAACGGCTCGAGCGGGTCGGGCTCGACCGGATCGACCAGGCTTCCCTCAGCATCAACTACCGCACGCCGGAAGAGGTCATGGCGGAGGCCGAGCCGGTCATCCGGGCAGCGCTCCCGGACGCCAATGTGCCGACCTCCATCCGCAGCAGCGGCGTTCCCGTCCTCCGCGGATCCGTTGCGGACCTGGACTCGCTCCTCGACACCTGGCTCGCCGCCAATGACGACGGCATCGCCTGCGTCATCGGCGCCCCCGCCTTCCGGGCGACGTCCCGGGTCCGGTCGCTGACCCCGGGACTGTCGAAGGGGCTGGAGTTCGACCTGGTCGTCCTCATCGACCCCGAGGCGTTCGGCGAGGGCGTCGAAGGAGCCGTCGACCGCTACGTCGCGATGACCCGGGCGACCCGGCAGCTCGTCATCCTCACGAGCTCCTGA